A window from Planococcus maritimus encodes these proteins:
- a CDS encoding YdhK family protein, with translation MAKNKMTMAAASVFAALALSACQADPAPMDMDEQMDENMGENHENMEEQMDEQMGDEDGHMMDHSSSGEVPEDLQEAQDPTYPTGSQAVITTDHMSGMKDAEATIAGAYDTTVYAVSYTPEGGGEPVEDHKWVIHEELENAGDAPFQEGDEVVLDAEHMQGMDGVTATIDSAQQTTVYMVDFTATDSGEQVTNHKWVTEDELAPVE, from the coding sequence ATGGCAAAGAACAAAATGACAATGGCTGCAGCTTCTGTTTTCGCTGCCCTGGCACTAAGCGCATGCCAAGCCGATCCCGCCCCAATGGATATGGATGAACAAATGGATGAAAACATGGGAGAGAACCACGAGAATATGGAAGAACAGATGGATGAGCAGATGGGGGATGAAGACGGCCATATGATGGACCATTCCAGCTCCGGTGAAGTTCCGGAAGATTTACAGGAAGCCCAAGATCCAACATACCCTACTGGATCCCAGGCCGTTATCACGACCGATCACATGAGCGGCATGAAAGATGCCGAGGCAACGATTGCTGGCGCTTATGATACCACCGTTTATGCGGTCAGCTATACACCAGAGGGCGGTGGAGAGCCGGTCGAGGATCATAAATGGGTCATCCATGAAGAGTTGGAGAATGCCGGAGACGCTCCGTTCCAGGAAGGCGATGAAGTCGTACTCGACGCGGAGCATATGCAAGGCATGGACGGTGTAACGGCGACGATTGATTCGGCACAACAGACGACGGTTTATATGGTTGATTTCACTGCCACCGATAGCGGCGAGCAAGTGACGAACCATAAATGGGTGACAGAAGATGAGTTGGCGCCTGTCGAATAA
- a CDS encoding DUF305 domain-containing protein: MNKYLKFGIMIGTSTFIMYWLMYLNVFQLDHVFYSETRLYMALIMGSVMAIVMLLFMWPMYKNKKANAGILAGSALVFALSLYLVRSQVLIEDTGWMKAMIPHHSIAILTSERANISDPRVRQLADEIIEAQRKEIDEMKQLIEDLEEEE, translated from the coding sequence ATGAACAAGTATTTAAAATTTGGCATCATGATCGGAACTTCAACCTTCATTATGTATTGGCTGATGTATTTAAATGTTTTCCAGTTGGACCATGTTTTCTATAGTGAAACACGGCTCTATATGGCGCTCATCATGGGTTCAGTGATGGCGATTGTCATGCTGCTGTTCATGTGGCCGATGTACAAGAACAAGAAAGCGAATGCCGGGATTCTTGCTGGCAGTGCGCTCGTTTTTGCCCTCTCGCTGTATCTCGTGCGCAGCCAAGTGCTTATTGAAGATACCGGCTGGATGAAAGCGATGATCCCCCACCACTCGATCGCGATTTTGACGAGCGAACGCGCGAACATTTCGGACCCTCGCGTGAGACAGTTGGCGGATGAAATCATCGAAGCCCAGCGCAAGGAAATCGATGAAATGAAACAATTGATCGAAGACTTGGAAGAGGAAGAGTGA
- a CDS encoding MFS transporter has translation MWKDKDWREPIVLLTGIGIANFGAWVYLIALNLIVLDMTGSALAVAGLYIVKPLATVLTNFWSGSVIDRVNQRNLMITLDLLRAVLIACLPFAASLWLIYAFVLLINMAGSMFEPASMTYITKLIPEKNRQRFNALRSLIDYGAFLIGPAVAGVLFMMGTPETAIYLNAAALVFSASILRSMPKLEKAAIATETANRKPWEIIRTDWRLVLNFSKSARLVMTVFFLFNCMMVMATAIDSQEATFSKRVLGLSDGEYGFLVSVAGAGIIFGAIVNTIFTKKLGLVALIGGGSVMMSLGYLVYALSDSFAGAAAGFFILAFSLAFANTGFHTFTQNHIPVDIMGRTVSALSLVEALLVIVATAVIGVASEQVTVQPVVIVSVLVMCSISLVLWAMSFKQSKESGEAEVVLTGEKPTT, from the coding sequence ATGTGGAAAGATAAAGATTGGCGGGAGCCGATAGTTTTACTCACAGGCATCGGCATCGCAAACTTCGGGGCGTGGGTGTATTTGATCGCCTTGAACTTAATCGTACTTGATATGACTGGGTCGGCGCTTGCAGTCGCAGGACTGTACATCGTTAAACCGCTTGCTACGGTCTTGACGAACTTCTGGTCGGGCAGCGTCATCGACCGGGTCAATCAGCGCAACCTGATGATCACGCTCGATCTCTTGCGCGCTGTGCTCATCGCCTGCCTGCCATTCGCTGCGTCGTTATGGCTGATCTATGCATTCGTGCTGTTGATCAATATGGCGGGATCGATGTTCGAGCCGGCCTCCATGACCTATATCACCAAACTGATTCCTGAGAAAAATCGCCAGCGTTTCAATGCGCTTCGCAGCCTCATCGATTATGGGGCGTTTCTGATCGGCCCGGCTGTTGCTGGTGTGTTATTCATGATGGGGACACCGGAAACCGCGATTTATTTAAATGCAGCCGCGCTAGTTTTTTCCGCGTCCATCCTTCGTTCCATGCCAAAACTCGAAAAAGCGGCAATCGCGACAGAAACGGCTAATCGTAAGCCCTGGGAAATAATTCGGACTGACTGGCGACTCGTCCTGAATTTCAGTAAAAGCGCTCGGCTCGTTATGACGGTATTCTTTTTGTTCAACTGCATGATGGTCATGGCGACGGCCATCGATTCACAGGAAGCGACGTTCTCGAAACGCGTGCTCGGCCTGTCAGACGGTGAATACGGATTTCTTGTGAGTGTCGCGGGGGCGGGCATCATTTTCGGCGCGATCGTTAATACCATCTTCACAAAAAAACTAGGGCTCGTCGCATTGATCGGCGGCGGCTCGGTGATGATGTCGCTTGGCTATCTAGTCTATGCATTATCGGACTCATTCGCCGGGGCAGCGGCTGGATTTTTTATCTTAGCGTTTTCGCTCGCTTTCGCCAATACCGGATTCCATACTTTCACGCAAAACCATATCCCAGTCGACATTATGGGAAGAACCGTCAGCGCCTTGAGCCTGGTGGAAGCGCTACTTGTGATTGTGGCGACGGCAGTCATCGGCGTGGCATCGGAACAGGTTACCGTGCAGCCGGTGGTAATTGTCTCGGTCCTCGTCATGTGCAGCATCTCGCTAGTACTATGGGCCATGAGTTTTAAGCAATCCAAAGAAAGTGGGGAAGCTGAAGTTGTCCTGACAGGCGAAAAGCCGACCACCTAA
- a CDS encoding DUF6366 family protein: MPKNNKSEDQRDRLQLKDQKEHAGSNVNDSTNRAQSGMPDTRGMGWKDIGGVILLLVILLIAYSLYQVFFS, encoded by the coding sequence GTGCCCAAAAACAATAAATCCGAAGACCAGCGCGACCGTCTTCAGTTGAAAGATCAGAAAGAACACGCAGGCAGCAATGTCAACGACTCCACCAATCGCGCACAGAGCGGCATGCCGGATACGAGAGGAATGGGCTGGAAAGATATCGGTGGCGTGATTTTGCTGCTGGTGATTTTGTTAATTGCTTATAGTCTCTACCAAGTGTTTTTCAGTTAA
- a CDS encoding NUDIX hydrolase, which translates to MNYIQDMRQLIGSNLLMTVGCGIIIEQDGQILLQHRKDRDVWGIPGGVMEPGETFLETAVRETYEETGLRTENLQLFGLYSGEEGYAEYQNGDQVYSVQIIFHTQEFSGELMQEGAESHEHRFFKPDELPKINSHQERFIRDWVDKAGLPIVK; encoded by the coding sequence ATGAATTACATTCAAGACATGCGCCAGTTGATCGGTTCGAATTTATTGATGACGGTCGGCTGTGGAATCATCATTGAACAAGATGGTCAGATTTTGCTTCAGCATCGAAAAGACCGCGACGTTTGGGGAATCCCGGGTGGGGTCATGGAGCCAGGCGAAACATTTCTCGAGACGGCCGTCCGGGAAACCTATGAAGAAACGGGCTTGCGGACAGAAAACCTCCAGTTATTTGGCCTGTATTCCGGGGAAGAGGGCTATGCAGAATACCAAAACGGCGATCAGGTGTACAGCGTGCAAATTATTTTTCATACACAAGAGTTTTCAGGCGAGCTCATGCAAGAAGGAGCGGAAAGCCACGAGCACCGTTTCTTCAAGCCGGACGAGCTGCCGAAAATCAATTCGCATCAAGAGCGTTTTATCAGGGATTGGGTGGACAAGGCGGGATTGCCGATAGTCAAATAA
- a CDS encoding YczE/YyaS/YitT family protein yields MKYFFYVSGLLLLSLGIALTILSDLGTSPFDALLVGLSFNVGLTVGSWEIIIAAIMIVGNAMLGRQRPELLGIMTAVIVGIGIDLWLHTLSTVVAPENITSQTLYFTAGLLAVGVGSAIYLHTNFAPIPVDRLTLLVKELAKTNLFVSRTAIYLLFLVLAIAFSGPIGIGAVLTVCFGGVILNAIMPVTAKTLDRVLLPKQAIHHR; encoded by the coding sequence ATGAAATATTTCTTCTATGTCTCAGGTCTATTATTATTGTCACTTGGCATTGCGCTGACCATTTTATCGGATCTCGGCACGTCCCCGTTTGATGCTTTGCTTGTCGGGCTCAGCTTCAACGTCGGATTGACGGTCGGGAGCTGGGAGATCATCATCGCCGCCATTATGATTGTCGGAAACGCCATGCTCGGCCGCCAAAGACCAGAGCTTCTCGGCATCATGACCGCCGTCATCGTCGGGATTGGCATCGATTTATGGCTTCATACATTGAGCACCGTCGTTGCCCCTGAAAATATCACCAGCCAGACGCTCTATTTTACAGCAGGCCTATTAGCGGTAGGGGTGGGCTCAGCAATCTACCTTCACACGAATTTTGCGCCGATTCCAGTGGATCGTCTGACGCTACTTGTAAAAGAACTCGCGAAGACCAATCTGTTCGTCTCGAGAACTGCTATCTATTTGCTGTTTCTCGTTTTAGCGATTGCGTTCAGCGGACCAATTGGCATCGGGGCCGTGCTGACAGTTTGCTTTGGTGGAGTGATTTTGAATGCGATCATGCCTGTGACGGCGAAAACTTTGGACCGGGTATTGCTGCCAAAACAAGCAATCCATCATCGTTGA
- a CDS encoding MarR family winged helix-turn-helix transcriptional regulator, which yields MIEILREIGMIARALDSISNIEFKELELTKGQYLYVVRICENPGIIQEQLLDLIKVDRSTATRAIQKLEINGFVEKRNDPDNKKIRKIYPTEKARQAYPFILRENDHSNAVALDGFTEQEAAEVERYLRRIRQNIEVDFEAVKKGHKRDY from the coding sequence ATGATAGAAATTCTGCGTGAAATCGGCATGATTGCCCGTGCCCTAGATTCCATCAGCAATATCGAATTTAAAGAGCTCGAGCTGACGAAAGGGCAATACTTATATGTCGTCCGCATTTGCGAAAATCCTGGCATCATCCAAGAGCAATTGCTCGACTTGATTAAAGTTGACCGCTCAACCGCCACACGGGCCATCCAAAAATTAGAGATCAATGGCTTTGTTGAAAAACGCAATGACCCGGACAATAAGAAAATCCGAAAAATTTACCCGACCGAAAAAGCACGCCAGGCCTATCCTTTCATCCTCCGGGAAAACGACCATTCCAACGCGGTCGCACTCGATGGTTTTACAGAGCAAGAAGCGGCGGAAGTTGAGCGTTATTTGCGCCGCATCCGCCAGAACATCGAAGTCGATTTTGAAGCGGTCAAAAAAGGCCATAAACGCGATTATTAA
- a CDS encoding GNAT family N-acetyltransferase, producing the protein MASLRKCTKEDLQKLQEISIVTYKETFDEHNSEENMIAYLEAAYNLPKLDKELATPESHFYFAMVDGEVAGYLKVNTDDAQTEPMGSEALEVERIYIKKKFQKNGAGKVLMNQAFEMADELGKDKIWLGVWEHNDNARAFYDKKGFVETGSHSFFMGDDEQTDLILTKTL; encoded by the coding sequence ATGGCAAGCCTACGTAAATGTACAAAAGAAGACCTTCAGAAATTGCAGGAGATTAGCATTGTCACTTATAAGGAAACCTTCGATGAACACAATAGCGAAGAAAATATGATCGCCTATCTCGAAGCGGCTTATAACTTGCCGAAACTCGACAAAGAACTCGCCACCCCAGAGTCCCATTTCTATTTCGCCATGGTCGATGGCGAAGTGGCGGGTTACTTGAAGGTCAATACAGACGACGCGCAAACCGAGCCGATGGGCAGCGAAGCTTTGGAAGTGGAACGCATCTATATCAAGAAGAAGTTCCAGAAAAACGGCGCAGGAAAAGTGCTCATGAATCAGGCGTTTGAAATGGCGGACGAACTGGGAAAAGACAAAATCTGGCTTGGCGTCTGGGAGCATAATGACAATGCGCGCGCGTTCTACGACAAGAAAGGCTTTGTTGAAACCGGCAGCCATTCGTTTTTCATGGGCGACGATGAGCAGACGGATTTGATTTTGACGAAGACTTTGTAA
- a CDS encoding FMN-binding negative transcriptional regulator has translation MYIPKYYQVTDPEEIREFIEAHSFGTIITAGKDRPLATHLPFQLKKEADGYVLRGHFARGNPQWHTIEDPGEVLVTFQGPHSYVTSSWYEEKDIPTWNYQAAHVYGTGRLLTEDELREDLVTLLQKHEQHRDEPVLWDTLPSALLEKDIKGIVGFELRITDIQAAFKLSQNQSARDYQHVIDGLRTEPDPLSEEVAEVMDKRRPSS, from the coding sequence ATGTATATCCCAAAATATTATCAAGTGACTGACCCGGAAGAGATTCGTGAATTTATCGAAGCCCATTCATTCGGCACGATCATTACCGCAGGAAAAGACCGGCCACTTGCGACCCACTTGCCTTTCCAGTTGAAAAAAGAAGCGGATGGATATGTATTGCGCGGCCACTTCGCACGCGGCAATCCGCAATGGCATACGATTGAAGACCCGGGTGAAGTATTGGTGACCTTCCAAGGGCCGCATTCCTACGTGACGTCTTCCTGGTACGAGGAAAAAGACATCCCCACGTGGAATTACCAGGCAGCGCATGTGTACGGCACAGGGCGCTTACTGACAGAAGATGAACTGCGTGAGGATTTGGTGACCTTGCTCCAAAAGCACGAACAGCATCGCGACGAGCCGGTTCTGTGGGACACACTCCCAAGCGCGCTGCTCGAAAAAGATATCAAAGGCATCGTCGGGTTCGAGCTCCGTATCACCGATATCCAAGCTGCATTCAAATTGAGCCAAAACCAATCTGCTCGAGACTATCAACATGTGATTGATGGCCTACGCACGGAACCAGACCCTTTGTCTGAAGAAGTCGCGGAGGTCATGGACAAAAGGCGCCCATCCTCTTAA
- a CDS encoding DMT family transporter, whose protein sequence is MNLQWGKVLIAALFEVAWVVGLKHADSLGEWLITVVAIAVSFTLLIDAGNKLPVGTVYAVFVGLGTAGTVLSEIVLFNEPVSTAKLVLVGILLLGVIGLKLVTADAAPERSDA, encoded by the coding sequence ATGAATCTTCAATGGGGAAAAGTATTAATCGCGGCGTTATTTGAAGTCGCGTGGGTCGTCGGGTTAAAGCACGCAGATTCACTCGGCGAATGGCTGATTACGGTCGTGGCGATCGCTGTCAGCTTCACTTTGCTGATCGATGCCGGAAACAAACTGCCGGTCGGTACGGTGTATGCCGTGTTCGTTGGCCTCGGGACAGCCGGTACGGTATTGTCCGAAATCGTCTTGTTCAATGAGCCTGTCAGTACCGCAAAACTGGTGCTGGTCGGGATTTTACTGCTCGGTGTCATCGGCTTGAAACTGGTTACCGCAGATGCTGCACCTGAAAGGAGTGACGCGTAA
- a CDS encoding DMT family transporter produces the protein MAWISLIFAGIFEMTGVAMINKWHHDRKWQSLAMLIGGFVASFLFLSIAMESLPMGTAYAIWTGIGASGGAIIGMLFYNESKDWRRILFIAMVLGSAVGLKLVS, from the coding sequence ATGGCTTGGATTTCACTTATATTCGCAGGGATTTTTGAAATGACTGGCGTCGCCATGATCAATAAATGGCATCACGACCGTAAATGGCAGTCGCTCGCCATGCTCATCGGCGGTTTTGTCGCAAGCTTTTTGTTCTTATCCATCGCCATGGAAAGCTTGCCGATGGGGACGGCTTATGCCATCTGGACCGGCATCGGCGCTTCTGGCGGCGCGATCATTGGCATGCTGTTTTACAACGAATCGAAAGACTGGCGGCGCATCCTGTTCATTGCGATGGTGCTCGGGTCTGCTGTCGGATTGAAGCTGGTGTCTTAA
- a CDS encoding 3-hydroxyacyl-CoA dehydrogenase has protein sequence MDFKYVTVAGSGVLGSQIAFQSAYHGFEVAVYDINEEALTRAKERFEVLKKHFRRDLKATDEDLEAAYNRLSFYTDLGESVKNADLMIEAVPEVLDIKKEFYTSLAKVAPEQTVFATNTSTMLPSTFAEFTGRPEKFLALHFANDIWRSNTAEIMGHGGTDEAVFNDVVEFAQAIGMVALPLHKEQPGYILNTLLVPFLNSAQYLVVNGISDPHTVDKTWMIATGAPKGPFAILDVIGINTPYHLSVAKANAGDAEAAKVAEYLKTEFLDKGRMGIQNGKGFYDYPNPRYLDKDFLKE, from the coding sequence ATGGATTTCAAGTATGTCACGGTCGCAGGAAGCGGCGTGTTGGGGAGCCAAATCGCTTTCCAATCGGCGTATCACGGATTCGAAGTCGCAGTCTACGATATCAATGAGGAAGCGTTGACTCGTGCAAAGGAGCGTTTCGAAGTGCTCAAAAAGCATTTCCGGAGAGATTTGAAAGCGACGGATGAAGACCTCGAGGCCGCTTATAATCGGCTGTCTTTCTATACCGATTTAGGGGAATCTGTAAAAAATGCCGATTTAATGATTGAAGCGGTGCCTGAAGTGCTCGATATTAAAAAGGAATTTTACACTTCTTTAGCGAAAGTCGCACCGGAACAGACAGTTTTTGCGACGAATACTTCGACGATGCTGCCCAGTACATTTGCCGAATTTACAGGACGGCCCGAAAAATTTTTGGCGCTTCATTTTGCCAACGATATTTGGCGCAGCAATACCGCGGAAATCATGGGACATGGCGGTACCGACGAAGCGGTCTTCAATGACGTTGTTGAATTCGCTCAAGCAATCGGCATGGTCGCGCTTCCGCTCCACAAAGAACAGCCGGGCTATATTTTGAATACCTTGCTCGTGCCGTTTTTGAATTCTGCCCAGTATTTAGTTGTCAACGGCATCTCGGACCCACATACGGTCGACAAGACTTGGATGATCGCAACCGGCGCGCCGAAAGGGCCTTTCGCGATACTCGACGTCATCGGCATCAATACGCCGTATCATTTGTCTGTTGCGAAAGCTAACGCTGGTGATGCGGAAGCTGCAAAAGTCGCCGAGTATTTGAAAACGGAATTTCTCGACAAAGGCCGTATGGGAATACAGAACGGCAAAGGCTTCTATGATTACCCGAACCCGCGTTATTTGGATAAGGATTTCTTGAAGGAATAA
- a CDS encoding GNAT family N-acetyltransferase — translation MSNIRLHAGYNEEEAGFIRYHLVRHNKEKVAYTEEEKMSFVLKNEEENIVGGLVGHTDWECFFVDLLWVDDSLRGMGKGQELLATAESYAREQGCRLMRLETFSFQAPDFYLKLGFKVMGKLDDFPKGFTHYYMYKDL, via the coding sequence ATGTCGAATATTCGCCTGCATGCAGGATACAACGAAGAAGAAGCGGGATTTATCCGCTATCATTTAGTAAGGCATAACAAAGAAAAAGTCGCTTATACCGAAGAAGAAAAAATGAGTTTTGTGTTAAAGAATGAAGAAGAGAACATAGTCGGCGGTCTGGTAGGACATACGGATTGGGAATGTTTTTTCGTAGACCTTCTATGGGTAGACGATTCTTTACGAGGGATGGGAAAAGGCCAAGAATTATTGGCAACGGCAGAGTCATACGCGCGAGAACAAGGATGTCGCCTGATGAGGCTGGAAACCTTCAGTTTTCAAGCGCCGGATTTCTATCTGAAATTAGGATTTAAAGTGATGGGGAAATTAGACGATTTTCCGAAGGGATTTACCCATTATTATATGTACAAAGATCTTTAA